The [Bacillus] selenitireducens MLS10 genome includes a region encoding these proteins:
- the cydD gene encoding thiol reductant ABC exporter subunit CydD, translating to MMKKELNREAFAHKRRMFLLVLFTVLSGAVIIGQAFTIATFVDAVFLQGEAVRDAAWLLALLFALFVARVLLSDLPFRIGIRIAKDVKDGYRKRLAEGMRTSEEAGDVTGKRVSLYMDVVDEMDSYFSTYLPQLVQTMIVPVMILVTVFTQNIYSGIIMLVTAPLIPVFMILIGGHSEKKAGVQMAKLQSFSGHFLDTLRGVMTLKLFGRTNVQRGVIKEKSIAFREATMDVLKIAFLSALMLEILATIATAMIAVEVGLRLVFGHLAFQTGFFVLLMAPELYLPLKNLGASFHSGRNSIAAAEKLHGQFEEEGSNVSWGERTFQPVRPPAVDIRHLTYMYPGGHQGIRQISTAIEGPGLFAIAGKSGAGKSTLVNLLAGLMDSQDGDILIDGHKRESYTEVSWFNAVGYVSQKPYLFAGTMRSNIVMGRTDKTEEEILEAVHAAGLSEVVSQLPKGLDTATGEQGEGFSGGERQRMALARVLLHRPKLIFFDEPTSGLDVGTERRMNDTIVRLSKEATVITIAHRTSTLQEAGRILLLENGSLIAQGSFDDLVAKSEVFRGIVGISGGGERDA from the coding sequence ATGATGAAAAAAGAACTGAACAGGGAAGCATTCGCTCATAAACGGCGAATGTTTCTTCTTGTTCTTTTTACCGTTTTGTCAGGGGCGGTCATTATTGGGCAGGCGTTTACCATTGCGACCTTTGTCGATGCCGTGTTTCTTCAGGGAGAAGCGGTACGTGATGCTGCATGGCTTCTTGCGCTTCTCTTTGCGCTTTTTGTCGCAAGGGTCCTTCTGAGCGATCTGCCGTTTCGGATCGGCATCCGTATCGCCAAGGATGTCAAAGACGGGTACAGGAAGCGTCTCGCAGAGGGAATGCGGACTTCAGAGGAAGCGGGAGACGTAACCGGGAAAAGGGTCAGCCTCTATATGGACGTCGTGGATGAGATGGACAGCTATTTCAGCACCTATTTGCCACAGCTTGTCCAGACGATGATTGTCCCGGTTATGATTCTTGTGACCGTGTTTACGCAGAACATCTATTCAGGCATCATCATGCTCGTTACCGCTCCGTTGATTCCGGTCTTTATGATTCTGATCGGCGGTCACTCTGAGAAAAAAGCCGGCGTGCAGATGGCGAAACTGCAAAGCTTCTCCGGCCATTTTCTCGATACACTCAGAGGTGTCATGACCTTGAAGCTGTTTGGGCGTACGAACGTACAGCGGGGAGTCATCAAAGAAAAAAGTATCGCATTTCGAGAGGCGACGATGGATGTGCTGAAGATCGCCTTTCTGTCGGCACTGATGCTTGAAATCCTTGCGACGATTGCGACAGCCATGATCGCCGTTGAGGTTGGGCTTAGACTTGTATTCGGTCATTTAGCCTTTCAGACAGGGTTCTTTGTGCTGTTAATGGCACCTGAGCTGTACCTGCCTCTTAAAAATCTCGGGGCAAGCTTTCATTCCGGTCGAAACAGCATTGCAGCAGCAGAGAAACTGCATGGGCAATTTGAAGAAGAGGGATCGAATGTATCGTGGGGTGAGAGAACGTTTCAACCAGTTCGTCCACCAGCCGTCGACATTCGTCATCTTACGTATATGTACCCGGGCGGGCACCAGGGGATCAGACAAATCTCCACGGCCATTGAGGGGCCTGGCCTGTTTGCGATTGCAGGAAAAAGCGGCGCCGGCAAATCGACGCTTGTCAACCTCCTTGCCGGACTCATGGACAGTCAGGATGGAGACATTCTTATCGATGGACACAAGAGAGAAAGCTATACGGAGGTTTCGTGGTTCAACGCCGTCGGCTACGTCTCACAAAAGCCGTATCTGTTTGCAGGTACCATGAGGTCCAATATCGTCATGGGCAGAACGGATAAGACGGAGGAGGAGATTCTTGAAGCCGTGCATGCCGCCGGTCTCTCAGAGGTCGTCAGTCAGTTACCCAAAGGTCTTGACACGGCAACGGGCGAACAGGGAGAGGGCTTTTCCGGGGGCGAGAGGCAGCGAATGGCCCTCGCGAGGGTGCTGCTTCACCGGCCGAAGCTGATTTTTTTCGACGAGCCGACGTCCGGGCTTGATGTGGGAACCGAACGGCGGATGAATGACACGATCGTCCGTCTCAGTAAGGAAGCAACCGTGATCACAATCGCCCATCGCACCAGTACGTTGCAAGAGGCGGGGCGGATTTTGCTCCTTGAGAACGGAAGTCTCATTGCACAAGGGTCTTTCGATGATCTCGTTGCAAAGTCAGAGGTATTCAGAGGCATTGTTGGAATCAGCGGGGGAGGTGAGCGGGATGCGTGA
- the cydC gene encoding thiol reductant ABC exporter subunit CydC, with the protein MRDIKPVLKLMLLEKKEVLLAALLGFLAAGASVGLLASSGFLISSAALQPPLYTLTASIVLVRFFGLLRAGSRYGERYFSHKATFTILSHIRTHYFDQVVARIPGLFRSKRSGDLLSRITGDVENLQFFFLRVVYPPVVMVLVFLATIFFASLYSFYAAVLLFTGFILTGGVIPAWFAWKTRQKAGRVRETRGALSTEVTEFMTGYRELKIHGQTKVKSEDVQSLAKAYTSLQQDEQHQLAGSESVNIFAGLMITWLIAFLAALEVQNGSLDGVWLAAMILVSLSVFESANPMASFPKNYESGRQSAERLSLSEGDATDQNGQQGQALSDAIDTIAFKDVSFSHEGSERFALSEVSALFKRGQRTAIVGASGSGKTTLMEVLLGIHMADRGDVLVNGQRLGDLDLDSCWSQFSFSLQDNHFFYGSIRENLEVPGTGAADQEMTDILERLSLSHLTLDDQLEEGAGNLSGGERQRLALARAWLRNGAVWLLDEPLSALDANTYDKVIKEVFDVSAKSMMILITHQLRGLEQMDQILVMDQGRIVERGSYHDLMAQKGWFYALHEVDKQMIG; encoded by the coding sequence ATGCGTGATATCAAGCCGGTATTGAAACTGATGCTTCTTGAGAAAAAAGAAGTCCTTCTCGCAGCACTCCTTGGTTTTCTTGCGGCAGGAGCCTCTGTCGGGCTTTTGGCATCGAGCGGCTTTCTTATTTCAAGCGCTGCTCTTCAGCCGCCGCTCTATACACTGACGGCGTCGATTGTTCTCGTGCGGTTTTTCGGTCTGTTGAGAGCAGGAAGCCGCTACGGAGAGCGGTACTTCTCCCATAAGGCAACGTTTACGATCTTGAGCCATATCAGAACACATTATTTTGATCAGGTCGTCGCACGTATTCCAGGGCTGTTCCGTTCAAAACGGAGCGGGGATCTACTCAGCCGGATTACGGGGGATGTGGAGAATTTGCAGTTTTTCTTTCTTCGTGTTGTTTACCCGCCGGTTGTGATGGTACTGGTGTTTCTTGCCACAATTTTTTTTGCATCGCTGTATTCGTTTTATGCAGCCGTGCTTCTCTTTACCGGTTTCATTTTGACCGGAGGGGTAATTCCTGCCTGGTTCGCTTGGAAGACGAGGCAAAAAGCAGGCCGCGTCCGGGAAACCCGTGGTGCATTATCGACGGAAGTGACGGAATTCATGACGGGATACCGGGAACTGAAGATACACGGACAGACAAAGGTGAAGAGTGAAGACGTGCAGAGCCTTGCGAAGGCGTACACGTCCTTGCAGCAGGATGAACAGCATCAGCTTGCCGGAAGTGAATCCGTCAATATCTTTGCCGGCCTTATGATCACCTGGCTGATCGCTTTCCTGGCCGCGCTGGAGGTGCAAAACGGTTCGCTCGACGGCGTATGGCTTGCGGCGATGATTCTCGTATCCCTCTCGGTCTTTGAATCGGCGAATCCGATGGCATCATTTCCGAAGAATTATGAGTCGGGACGTCAGTCTGCCGAGCGGCTGTCACTGTCAGAAGGAGACGCGACGGACCAGAATGGCCAGCAGGGCCAGGCACTTTCTGACGCGATTGACACCATAGCATTCAAAGACGTGTCGTTTTCTCACGAAGGATCAGAACGGTTCGCCCTGTCTGAAGTAAGTGCATTATTTAAACGGGGACAGCGGACAGCCATTGTCGGAGCGAGCGGATCCGGAAAGACAACCCTGATGGAGGTACTTCTTGGCATCCACATGGCCGATAGGGGGGACGTGCTCGTCAACGGGCAACGTCTCGGTGACCTCGACCTTGACTCCTGCTGGTCACAGTTCAGTTTTTCATTGCAGGATAATCATTTCTTTTACGGAAGTATCCGCGAGAATCTTGAGGTGCCGGGAACGGGTGCAGCGGATCAGGAGATGACGGATATCCTTGAACGACTGTCGCTCAGTCACCTCACACTTGATGATCAGTTGGAAGAAGGGGCGGGGAATCTCTCCGGGGGTGAACGTCAGCGACTCGCTCTCGCCCGGGCATGGCTTCGAAACGGAGCTGTCTGGCTTCTTGATGAACCGCTGTCGGCACTTGATGCGAATACGTACGATAAGGTAATAAAGGAAGTTTTTGATGTGAGTGCGAAGAGCATGATGATTCTGATCACGCATCAGCTCAGGGGGCTTGAACAGATGGATCAGATCCTTGTGATGGATCAGGGCCGGATTGTGGAACGGGGCAGCTATCACGATCTCATGGCACAAAAGGGCTGGTTTTATGCCCTGCATGAGGTGGACAAACAAATGATCGGATAA
- a CDS encoding trans-sulfuration enzyme family protein: MKFRTDNVHLKKAQTSGEYSKTTPIYQTSAFAFKDIDDMEQYFNGDKSYLYTRMGNPNTDELGQAVAALEGAEAGVASSSGLSAILAGFLSVAKPGDHVIVAEDLYGGTFQLINDEIQGLGIRVTFMDMTNVKDVEAAITADTVMIYTESITNPLLRVEDLEGISALAKAHDLKLMVDNTFATPYLIRPLENGADLVVHSATKYIGGHSDVTAGVIVGGEALISEARKKIVTLGSNLGPFDSWLAVRGLKTLSLRMRAQCENAQKLSDALRQTQGIKKVYYPEHASDSGNGAVVTIDLEDGLDVNAFTRALDWVKVVPTLAGVETTVSYPEGTSHRALTPEMRTRLGVTPQMIRISVGIEDPDDIVGVFVNAVAAIR, encoded by the coding sequence GTGAAATTCAGAACAGATAATGTGCATTTGAAAAAGGCACAAACATCAGGAGAATACAGCAAAACGACCCCGATCTACCAGACGTCTGCCTTCGCATTCAAAGACATTGACGACATGGAACAGTATTTTAACGGTGATAAATCGTATCTTTACACGCGCATGGGCAATCCGAATACGGATGAACTCGGACAGGCTGTCGCGGCTCTTGAAGGGGCAGAGGCCGGTGTGGCGTCCTCTTCGGGGTTATCTGCGATTCTTGCCGGTTTTTTGAGTGTGGCAAAACCGGGTGACCATGTCATTGTCGCAGAAGATCTGTACGGAGGCACGTTTCAGCTGATCAACGATGAGATTCAGGGACTTGGGATCCGTGTCACGTTTATGGATATGACGAACGTGAAGGACGTCGAGGCTGCGATTACGGCCGATACGGTCATGATTTATACCGAATCGATTACGAACCCCCTTCTTCGGGTCGAGGATCTCGAAGGGATCTCGGCACTCGCGAAGGCGCATGATCTGAAGCTGATGGTGGACAATACCTTTGCCACGCCTTACCTGATTCGTCCGCTTGAGAATGGCGCGGATCTCGTCGTGCACAGTGCGACCAAATACATCGGCGGGCACAGTGATGTGACGGCCGGTGTCATTGTCGGCGGGGAAGCATTGATCAGTGAGGCAAGAAAGAAGATCGTGACACTCGGAAGCAATCTCGGGCCATTTGACAGCTGGCTTGCGGTGAGAGGGCTGAAGACGCTGAGTCTCCGTATGCGGGCGCAGTGTGAGAATGCGCAAAAGCTGTCAGACGCACTGAGGCAAACGCAAGGGATAAAGAAGGTGTACTACCCGGAACATGCGTCAGACAGCGGAAACGGGGCCGTCGTCACGATCGATCTGGAAGACGGACTTGACGTGAATGCCTTTACGAGAGCACTGGACTGGGTCAAAGTGGTGCCGACACTCGCAGGTGTGGAAACAACGGTCTCCTATCCGGAAGGAACCTCTCACCGGGCCCTGACGCCGGAGATGAGAACGAGACTCGGCGTGACGCCGCAGATGATCCGGATTTCCGTCGGGATTGAGGATCCTGACGATATCGTAGGGGTTTTCGTGAACGCGGTGGCGGCTATCAGGTAA
- the thiL gene encoding thiamine-phosphate kinase produces MDKEFAWIASIRQKRMLSEDVELGIGDDAAIVRVPDGYDQVLAVDTMVEDVHFSRATMAPEDIGYKALAVNISDLAAMGAVPKQYLVSLAVPKQGWPDEETRRIYAGLEEAAALYGMDLIGGDTVSTADKLVISVTVTGIVETSVRLLRANARPGDVIAVTGPLGASLAGLDLLLDQTNGVPVPEMDQDQLIRSHQRPVPQVKAGRLFAELGIRAALNDISDGISREAKEIAEASGVRMVLDWKRIPKPDILALFDEEKQKDWVLHGGEEFQLVCVFSGKHWRDVCLLAEQHGITISPVGMVEAGEPAVILIDGQESETLTKSGYDHFRDRE; encoded by the coding sequence GTGGATAAAGAATTTGCGTGGATTGCATCCATCAGGCAAAAACGGATGCTGTCAGAAGATGTGGAGCTTGGCATCGGTGATGATGCGGCCATCGTCCGGGTTCCGGACGGGTACGATCAGGTGCTGGCTGTCGATACGATGGTTGAGGATGTTCACTTCTCAAGGGCGACGATGGCCCCCGAGGATATCGGGTATAAGGCCCTCGCCGTCAATATCAGTGATCTTGCTGCGATGGGGGCTGTGCCAAAACAGTACCTTGTATCCCTTGCAGTGCCCAAACAGGGCTGGCCGGATGAGGAGACAAGACGGATCTATGCCGGACTTGAGGAAGCGGCAGCGCTGTACGGGATGGACCTGATCGGCGGGGATACCGTATCCACTGCCGATAAGCTGGTGATCTCGGTTACGGTGACAGGGATTGTCGAAACGTCGGTACGCCTTTTAAGGGCAAATGCCAGGCCGGGTGATGTAATCGCGGTGACGGGGCCACTCGGCGCGTCACTGGCAGGGCTTGACCTGCTTCTTGATCAGACGAATGGTGTGCCTGTTCCGGAAATGGATCAGGATCAGCTCATCCGTTCACATCAGCGTCCGGTTCCTCAGGTGAAAGCGGGGCGGCTGTTTGCGGAACTCGGGATTCGCGCGGCACTGAATGACATCAGTGACGGGATCTCGAGAGAGGCGAAGGAAATTGCAGAAGCAAGCGGTGTCCGTATGGTTCTTGACTGGAAGCGGATCCCGAAGCCTGATATTCTGGCGTTGTTTGATGAAGAGAAGCAAAAAGATTGGGTTCTTCACGGCGGAGAAGAGTTTCAGCTTGTCTGCGTATTCAGTGGCAAACACTGGCGGGATGTCTGTCTGCTCGCCGAACAACATGGGATTACCATAAGCCCGGTAGGCATGGTCGAAGCAGGAGAACCGGCGGTCATTCTGATCGACGGGCAAGAATCGGAAACACTCACGAAAAGCGGCTATGACCATTTTCGTGACAGAGAGTAA
- the tsaE gene encoding tRNA (adenosine(37)-N6)-threonylcarbamoyltransferase complex ATPase subunit type 1 TsaE translates to MALQRKFMVHSVDETRELAEKLAGKLTPDTVLTLEGDLGAGKTTFTKALAKALGVEGTVNSPTFTIMKEYVGTMPFYHMDAYRIEDEGEDFGLDEYFNGGGVTVIEWPSMIQSQLPSSRIDMTIIYRGPDTREIVLVGNGRDYIQVVKELSGK, encoded by the coding sequence ATGGCTTTGCAGCGGAAATTCATGGTGCACAGTGTGGATGAAACCCGGGAACTGGCAGAAAAGCTTGCGGGTAAGCTTACACCTGATACGGTTCTGACCCTTGAAGGAGACTTGGGGGCAGGTAAAACAACGTTTACTAAAGCGCTGGCAAAGGCGCTGGGTGTCGAAGGTACGGTGAACAGTCCAACTTTTACGATCATGAAAGAGTACGTTGGCACGATGCCTTTTTATCACATGGATGCCTACCGGATCGAAGACGAGGGTGAGGATTTTGGCCTCGATGAGTATTTTAACGGCGGCGGAGTGACGGTGATTGAGTGGCCATCGATGATTCAGAGTCAGCTCCCTTCCTCGAGAATTGACATGACCATTATTTACAGAGGTCCGGACACCCGTGAGATTGTTCTTGTGGGAAATGGCAGGGACTACATTCAGGTTGTAAAGGAGTTAAGCGGAAAATGA
- the tsaB gene encoding tRNA (adenosine(37)-N6)-threonylcarbamoyltransferase complex dimerization subunit type 1 TsaB, translated as MNVLAIDTASYVLGVGLLKDGKPLGSIVTHEKKNHSLRLMPAIRSLFEEVDMTPKDLDRIVVDHGPGSYTGVRIGVTTAKTMAYSLNIPVVGVSSLEALAANGSLFTGETVPFFDARRGQVFTGLYEQGTSILEDRIIMLDEWLQILSERDTPKYLFISPDAMQHRTLIESALGERAVMAPAPSEIVRPEALALIGMTKEADESVHGFTPNYLRLAEAESKWREANPGKVKTYGGSGN; from the coding sequence ATGAATGTTTTAGCCATTGATACTGCGAGCTATGTATTGGGTGTCGGTCTTCTGAAAGACGGAAAGCCCCTTGGCAGTATCGTGACACACGAAAAGAAAAACCATTCGCTCAGGCTCATGCCTGCGATCCGGAGCCTGTTTGAAGAGGTTGATATGACGCCAAAAGACCTCGACAGGATCGTCGTCGATCACGGTCCCGGCTCATACACGGGTGTGCGGATTGGGGTAACGACAGCGAAGACGATGGCGTACAGCCTGAATATCCCCGTTGTCGGGGTCTCGAGTCTCGAAGCCCTCGCAGCAAACGGGTCCCTCTTCACAGGTGAGACCGTACCGTTCTTTGATGCCCGCAGAGGCCAGGTGTTTACCGGTCTGTACGAGCAAGGGACATCAATACTTGAAGACCGGATCATCATGCTTGATGAATGGCTTCAGATCCTTTCAGAGCGGGATACGCCCAAGTATCTCTTCATCAGCCCGGATGCCATGCAGCACCGGACACTGATTGAGTCTGCCCTTGGCGAGCGGGCTGTGATGGCCCCAGCGCCTTCTGAAATCGTCCGCCCTGAGGCGCTTGCCCTTATCGGCATGACGAAGGAAGCGGATGAATCCGTTCACGGATTCACGCCAAACTATTTGCGACTTGCAGAAGCCGAGTCGAAGTGGCGGGAAGCCAATCCTGGGAAGGTGAAGACGTATGGCGGATCAGGAAACTGA
- the rimI gene encoding ribosomal protein S18-alanine N-acetyltransferase: MADQETEKAGVRIRFMDVTDLDGVLELENRTFSTPWSRDAFYNEIVKNQFAYYTVAESAEGAIVGYCGLWVIIDDAHITNIAVDPEWRREGIGERMMSEAMAFAKKRGAERLSLEVRVSNTAAQAMYRKYGLQDGGIRKQYYTDNQEDALVMWVRL, from the coding sequence ATGGCGGATCAGGAAACTGAGAAGGCGGGCGTCCGTATCCGGTTTATGGATGTAACGGATCTCGACGGTGTCCTTGAGCTTGAGAACCGCACGTTTTCAACACCATGGAGCCGGGATGCGTTCTATAATGAAATCGTGAAGAATCAGTTTGCCTATTACACGGTGGCAGAGTCCGCAGAAGGTGCCATCGTCGGTTATTGCGGCCTCTGGGTGATCATTGATGATGCCCATATCACCAACATCGCCGTCGATCCGGAGTGGCGGCGGGAGGGAATTGGTGAGCGGATGATGAGTGAAGCGATGGCCTTCGCGAAAAAACGCGGCGCCGAGCGGCTTTCTCTCGAAGTCCGGGTATCGAATACCGCCGCTCAGGCCATGTACAGGAAATACGGCCTTCAGGACGGCGGGATCCGTAAGCAGTATTATACGGATAATCAGGAAGATGCATTAGTAATGTGGGTGAGGTTATAA